The following coding sequences lie in one Syngnathus scovelli strain Florida chromosome 1, RoL_Ssco_1.2, whole genome shotgun sequence genomic window:
- the LOC125985517 gene encoding nectin-4-like, producing the protein MTSWIRGLLLCLLVARISASGGEFVQRPPNDSIFSLAEKETVLPCRFRPGETELVVQVTWYKETPEGWEQIITAHHIDGQTAFGAWSGQVRFNSSIPTEDSSLVVFSTDVSHEGRYKCHINSYPFGNFDQIVTLMVWTIPISSLEPVILVEGQSYRQAASCRSLARPPPQLSWDTELHGQSINRSWANGAVTTYFSLHPLRKMNGKKLDCLVWHPTLTTGPRRHQNKLVVHFPPDSEVTGYNGDWYVGLEHAALTCTSGGNPKPQQFTWARDGEALPEGLTPHPNGTLEFRRPLSQSDSGTYQCVAKNDVGVGVAEVEIIVSEFPLRQAMTETMTMVVVGVIAAALLLLMLVVIITVTCHHKKKNKRLKRELTEKKEEISTLSWQASLRRINSVSTDARGATEESIPLRVEGTLSSLGEMAPSRESHSTIMGGRAGEGGGGAYDNLGRPVLLNSQKVRESFMDHDEQGTFLPCRVPTPLPIKSTREQKEEWSRPGSSVRSLRHHSPDYTTPSTTDNDDEVDEGLGGPASREHPDDQESQRSRSQVSEVHSQLTNSTKRFKPETGHTALSPHASLVHKAQIV; encoded by the exons CGAGCGGAGGAGAATTTGTCCAGCGGCCCCCGAACGACTCCATCTTCTCCCTGGCCGAAAAGGAGACGGTCCTGCCCTGCCGCTTCCGGCCGGGAGAAACCGAGTTGGTGGTGCAGGTCACATGGTACAAGGAGACCCCAGAGGGCTGGGAGCAGATCATCACGGCTCACCACATTGACGGCCAGACCG CTTTTGGAGCGTGGTCTGGCCAGGTGCGATTTAACAGCAGCATCCCGACCGAGGACTCGTCTTTGGTAGTCTTCAGCACAGATGTCTCGCACGAGGGGCGCTACAAGTGTCACATCAACTCTTACCCGTTTGGAAACTTCGACCAAATTGTGACCCTCATGGTCTGGA CCATCCCGATCTCCTCCCTGGAGCCCGTGATTCTGGTCGAGGGGCAGTCATACCGGCAGGCGGCGTCGTGCCGCTCTTTGGCCCGCCCGCCGCCGCAGCTGTCATGGGACACTGAGCTACACGGTCAGTCTATCAACCGTTCCTGGGCCAACGGGGCTGTCACCACCTACTTCTCCTTGCACCCTCTGAGAAAAATGAACGGGAAGAAACTGGATTGTCTGGTGTGGCATCCGACTCTCACAACGGGCCCACGCAGGCACCAAAACAAACTGGTCGTACACT TTCCTCCCGATTCTGAGGTGACGGGCTACAACGGGGACTGGTATGTGGGCCTGGAGCATGCAGCCCTGACTTGCACGAGTGGAGGAAACCCGAAACCGCAGCAGTTCACCTGGGCCAG AGATGGTGAGGCTTTACCCGAGGGTTTGACCCCTCACCCCAACGGAACCCTGGAGTTCAGGCGGCCCCTCAGCCAATCAGACAGCGGCACCTACCAGTGCGTGGCGAAGAATGACGTTGGCGTTGGCGTGGCGGAGGTGGAGATTATCGTGTCAG AGTTTCCCCTGAGGCAAGCGATGACGGAGACGATGACGATGGTCGTCGTGGGTGTGATAGCTGCGGCGTTGCTCCTCTTGATGCTGGTCGTCATCATCACCGTCACCTGTCACCACAAGAAAAAGAACAAGAGGCTCAAGAGGGAACTGACCGAGAAGAA GGAGGAAATAAGCACTCTGTCTTGGCAAGCTTCTTTGAGGAGGATCAACTCGGTCAGCACAGATGCCAGAGGAGCG ACGGAGGAGAGCATCCCGCTGAGGGTGGAGGGAACCTTGTCGTCCCTCGGG GAGATGGCCCCCAGTCGTGAGAGCCATTCGACGATCATGGGTGGGAGGGCAGgagaagggggagggggtgCGTACGACAATCTGGGTCGGCCGGTCCTACTCAACTCGCAAAAGGTCAGAGAGAGCTTCATGGACCACGATGAG CAGGGAACGTTCCTTCCTTGTCGCGTGCCGACACCGTTGCCCATCAAGTCCACCAGGGAGCAAAAGGAGGAATGGTCAAGGCCAGGGAGCTCCGTCAGGTCCCTGCGCCACCATTCCCCGGACTACACCACTCCCTCCACGACGGACAACGACGACGAGGTGGATGAGGGCCTCGGGGGGCCCGCCAGTCGGGAGCATCCTGATGACCAGGAAAGCCAGAGGAGCCGCTCGCAGGTGTCTGAGGTGCATAGCCAACTCACAAATAGCACCAAGAGGTTCAAACCGGAGACAGGCCACACTGCTTTGAGCCCGCATGCCTCCCTGGTGCACAAGGCCCAGATCGTGTAG
- the otub1b gene encoding ubiquitin thioesterase OTUB1b isoform X2, whose protein sequence is MVNMTKLYSKCCTIRFILSIRLFLVPRRTVYVTVVFFVPLYMSNKVMGEKKIRKLIRTTKMAEEQQETSQGEMEGVNCLAYDEAIIAQQDRIQQEIANSNPLVSERKELSVLQREYSEEDTVYQLKIKDLYKKYSYIRKTRPDGNCFYRAFGFAHLESLLDDSKELQKFKAVAAKSKLDLVNEGFTEFTIEDFHHTFMSLIELCEKQPSLKELLRSFNDQNVSDYVVVYLRLLTSGYLQREHGFFQHFIEGGRSVKEFCQQEVEPMSKESDHIHIIALAQALNLSILVEYMDRGEGGTVNHHVFPEGGDPRIFLLYRPGHYDILYK, encoded by the exons ATGGTAAATATGACGAAATTGTATTCAAAGTGCTGTACGATACGTTTTATTTTATCTATACGACTTTTTCTTGTACCGCGCCGAACGGTGTACgtcacagttgttttttttgtaccttTGTACATGAGCAATAAagttatgggggaaaaaaaaatcaggaaactGATCCGTACAACTAAGATGGCGGAGGAGCAGCAAGAAACATCACAGGGGGAGATGGAGG GTGTGAACTGCTTGGCGTATGATGAGGCCATAATTGCGCAGCAGGACAGAATTCAACAGGAG ATAGCCAACAGTAACCCGCTAGTGTCAGAAAGAAAGGAACTGTCCGTGCTGCAGAGGGAGTACTCCGAAGAAGACACAGTTTATCAGCTCAAGATCAAG GATTTGTACAAAAAATATTCATATATCCGCAAGACAAGACCAGACGGCAACTGTTTCTACAGAGCCTTTGGCTTTGCACATCTCGAGTCTCTACTAGATGACAGCAAAGAACTGCAGAA GTTTAAAGCGGTTGCAGCGAAAAGCAAACTGGACCTGGTTAACGAGGGATTCACCGAGTTCACCATCGAGGACTTTCACCACACT TTCATGAGCCTGATCGAGCTGTGTGAGAAGCAGCCCAGCTTGAAGGAGCTGCTGAGATCCTTCAACGACCAGAACGTGTCAGACTACGTGGTGGTGTATCTGCGACTGCTCACCTCGGGCTACCTGCAGCGGGAGCACGGCTTCTTCCAGCACTTCATCGAGGGAGGCCGCTCGGTCAAGGAATTTTGTCAGCAG GAGGTGGAGCCTATGTCAAAAGAAAGCGACCACATTCACATCATCGCCTTAGCCCAGGCCCTGAACTTATCCATCCTCGTGGAGTACATGGACAGGGGCGAAGGAGGGACGGTCAACCATCACGTCTTTCCTGAAGGCGGCGACCCGCGCATCTTCCTCCTCTACAGACCGGGCCATTACGACATCCTATACAaatag
- the otub1b gene encoding ubiquitin thioesterase OTUB1b isoform X1 encodes MVNMTKLYSKCCTIRFILSIRLFLVPRRTVYVTVVFFVPLYMSNKVMGEKKIRKLIRTTKMAEEQQETSQGEMEGEKSKVETQDNMQRDPLGRGGVNCLAYDEAIIAQQDRIQQEIANSNPLVSERKELSVLQREYSEEDTVYQLKIKDLYKKYSYIRKTRPDGNCFYRAFGFAHLESLLDDSKELQKFKAVAAKSKLDLVNEGFTEFTIEDFHHTFMSLIELCEKQPSLKELLRSFNDQNVSDYVVVYLRLLTSGYLQREHGFFQHFIEGGRSVKEFCQQEVEPMSKESDHIHIIALAQALNLSILVEYMDRGEGGTVNHHVFPEGGDPRIFLLYRPGHYDILYK; translated from the exons ATGGTAAATATGACGAAATTGTATTCAAAGTGCTGTACGATACGTTTTATTTTATCTATACGACTTTTTCTTGTACCGCGCCGAACGGTGTACgtcacagttgttttttttgtaccttTGTACATGAGCAATAAagttatgggggaaaaaaaaatcaggaaactGATCCGTACAACTAAGATGGCGGAGGAGCAGCAAGAAACATCACAGGGGGAGATGGAGGGTGAGAAAAGCAAAGTGGAAACACAAGACAACATGCAGCGAGACCCTCTCGGTCGTGGAG GTGTGAACTGCTTGGCGTATGATGAGGCCATAATTGCGCAGCAGGACAGAATTCAACAGGAG ATAGCCAACAGTAACCCGCTAGTGTCAGAAAGAAAGGAACTGTCCGTGCTGCAGAGGGAGTACTCCGAAGAAGACACAGTTTATCAGCTCAAGATCAAG GATTTGTACAAAAAATATTCATATATCCGCAAGACAAGACCAGACGGCAACTGTTTCTACAGAGCCTTTGGCTTTGCACATCTCGAGTCTCTACTAGATGACAGCAAAGAACTGCAGAA GTTTAAAGCGGTTGCAGCGAAAAGCAAACTGGACCTGGTTAACGAGGGATTCACCGAGTTCACCATCGAGGACTTTCACCACACT TTCATGAGCCTGATCGAGCTGTGTGAGAAGCAGCCCAGCTTGAAGGAGCTGCTGAGATCCTTCAACGACCAGAACGTGTCAGACTACGTGGTGGTGTATCTGCGACTGCTCACCTCGGGCTACCTGCAGCGGGAGCACGGCTTCTTCCAGCACTTCATCGAGGGAGGCCGCTCGGTCAAGGAATTTTGTCAGCAG GAGGTGGAGCCTATGTCAAAAGAAAGCGACCACATTCACATCATCGCCTTAGCCCAGGCCCTGAACTTATCCATCCTCGTGGAGTACATGGACAGGGGCGAAGGAGGGACGGTCAACCATCACGTCTTTCCTGAAGGCGGCGACCCGCGCATCTTCCTCCTCTACAGACCGGGCCATTACGACATCCTATACAaatag
- the otub1b gene encoding ubiquitin thioesterase OTUB1b isoform X3, with product MTLPSVIGVNCLAYDEAIIAQQDRIQQEIANSNPLVSERKELSVLQREYSEEDTVYQLKIKDLYKKYSYIRKTRPDGNCFYRAFGFAHLESLLDDSKELQKFKAVAAKSKLDLVNEGFTEFTIEDFHHTFMSLIELCEKQPSLKELLRSFNDQNVSDYVVVYLRLLTSGYLQREHGFFQHFIEGGRSVKEFCQQEVEPMSKESDHIHIIALAQALNLSILVEYMDRGEGGTVNHHVFPEGGDPRIFLLYRPGHYDILYK from the exons ATGACTCTGCCCTCTGTAATAGGTGTGAACTGCTTGGCGTATGATGAGGCCATAATTGCGCAGCAGGACAGAATTCAACAGGAG ATAGCCAACAGTAACCCGCTAGTGTCAGAAAGAAAGGAACTGTCCGTGCTGCAGAGGGAGTACTCCGAAGAAGACACAGTTTATCAGCTCAAGATCAAG GATTTGTACAAAAAATATTCATATATCCGCAAGACAAGACCAGACGGCAACTGTTTCTACAGAGCCTTTGGCTTTGCACATCTCGAGTCTCTACTAGATGACAGCAAAGAACTGCAGAA GTTTAAAGCGGTTGCAGCGAAAAGCAAACTGGACCTGGTTAACGAGGGATTCACCGAGTTCACCATCGAGGACTTTCACCACACT TTCATGAGCCTGATCGAGCTGTGTGAGAAGCAGCCCAGCTTGAAGGAGCTGCTGAGATCCTTCAACGACCAGAACGTGTCAGACTACGTGGTGGTGTATCTGCGACTGCTCACCTCGGGCTACCTGCAGCGGGAGCACGGCTTCTTCCAGCACTTCATCGAGGGAGGCCGCTCGGTCAAGGAATTTTGTCAGCAG GAGGTGGAGCCTATGTCAAAAGAAAGCGACCACATTCACATCATCGCCTTAGCCCAGGCCCTGAACTTATCCATCCTCGTGGAGTACATGGACAGGGGCGAAGGAGGGACGGTCAACCATCACGTCTTTCCTGAAGGCGGCGACCCGCGCATCTTCCTCCTCTACAGACCGGGCCATTACGACATCCTATACAaatag
- the cskmt gene encoding citrate synthase-lysine N-methyltransferase CSKMT, mitochondrial yields the protein MAPLSKSFLTSSRIFSACLRLHSSLTSQMIENMDKKATWDRFYAENSRKPLKNFEWFFGFEAVHNFIMPALQSRPGPDASLQVLDMGCGTSALGPSIYQRCPLPVRVTCVDISPVAVRLMQEHVRAKAVQPGNCSSQLDFVELDCTQLHKHFPPGSVDLIVDKGTTDAMLKSKEGKRSAGLMLKQCLKALRHTGSLLQFSDEDPDARLPWLETEARGAPVAVQEVGELRAICYYCYQVTPHPHVQP from the exons ATGGCGCCGCTCTCAAAGTCATTTTTGACAAGTTCGAGGATATTTTCAGCATGTTTGCGACTTCACTCTTCTCTAACAT CTCAAATGATTGAAAACATGGACAAAAAAGCCACCTGGGACCGCTTCTACGCTGAAAACAGTCGAAAGCCGTTGAAAAACTTTGAGTGGTTCTTTGGCTTTGAGGCAGTGCATAACTTCATCATGCCTGCACTACAGAGCAGGCCCGGTCCCGATGCCAGCCTTCAAGTCCTGGATATGGGCTGCGGCACTTCCGCATTGGGTCCGTCCATTTACCAGCGATGTCCCTTGCCGGTTCGAGTCACGTGCGTGGACATTTCTCCCGTGGCCGTACGGCTCATGCAGGAGCACGTGCGAGCTAAAGCTGTTCAACCTGGCAACTGTTCTTCCCAGCTGGACTTTGTGGAGCTGGACTGTACGCAGCTGCACAAACACTTTCCCCCCGGCAGCGTGGACCTCATCGTGGACAAAGGCACCACGGACGCCATGTTGAAGTCCAAGGAGGGGAAGAGGAGCGCCGGCCTGATGTTGAAGCAGTGTTTAAAGGCGCTGCGCCACACGGGCTCTCTGCTCCAATTCTCAGACGAGGATCCCGATGCCAGGTTGCCGTGGCTGGAGACGGAAGCGCGGGGTGCTCCGGTCGCAGTACAGGAAGTGGGAGAACTGAGGGCAATTTGTTACTACTGCTATCAAGTGACCCCTCACCCTCATGTGCAACCCTGA